The following are from one region of the Sandaracinus amylolyticus genome:
- a CDS encoding helix-turn-helix domain-containing protein: MGLLAVAARVSAPAPASDDDASAQPSPDLLPVVGANLRKLRTRRGLSLERLARKSGVSRAMLSQIELAQSAPTINVVWRIASALGVPFGALLSNGEPTGPQVLRAREAKILTSHDGAFRSRALFPWGGRRTSELYELQLRAGGIERADAHAPGTMENLVVSRGRVVIAVGSDRHRLEPGDAIQFVADVPHTYENDGDEDAVLYLVMTYVIESE, from the coding sequence GTGGGGCTACTGGCTGTGGCCGCGCGGGTGAGCGCGCCCGCGCCGGCGAGCGACGACGATGCATCGGCGCAGCCGTCTCCCGATCTGCTGCCCGTCGTCGGCGCGAACCTCCGCAAGCTGCGCACCCGACGCGGGCTCTCGCTCGAGCGCCTCGCGCGCAAGAGCGGCGTGAGCCGCGCCATGCTCTCGCAGATCGAGCTCGCGCAGAGCGCGCCGACGATCAACGTCGTGTGGCGCATCGCGAGCGCGCTCGGCGTCCCCTTCGGCGCGCTGCTCTCGAACGGCGAGCCCACCGGGCCACAGGTGCTCCGCGCGCGCGAGGCGAAGATCCTGACGAGCCACGACGGTGCGTTCCGCTCGCGCGCCCTGTTCCCATGGGGCGGGCGCCGCACCAGCGAGCTCTACGAGCTGCAGCTGCGCGCGGGCGGCATCGAGCGCGCCGACGCGCACGCGCCGGGCACGATGGAGAACCTCGTCGTGAGCCGCGGCCGCGTGGTGATCGCGGTCGGCAGCGACCGTCATCGGCTCGAGCCGGGCGACGCGATCCAGTTCGTCGCCGACGTGCCCCACACCTACGAGAACGACGGCGACGAGGACGCGGTCCTCTACCTCGTGATGACGTACGTGATCGAGAGCGAGTGA
- a CDS encoding FHA domain-containing protein codes for MIVCPRCGKENQDHYKFCLGCGAELPRDAAHAPKSFTAATPPAGFQGGSGGASGGFGAPPPVQGSPAPRPGGFGPPPGGGFGPPPPVASPAPSSGFGAPAAPMGAPPSGGFGPPPAISPAAAPPMPAAAAPSAGGDTVTCPKCGSSNNKNFKFCGTCGHPLQGASAAPPPMAAPVSAPAVSSGPKRGSLVLIRPDGSEGDSFPLSDVTVVGREAGGLFASDSYLSPRHATFSFGAGGLTVRDESSLNGVYIRIAADTPSELRDGAIFRIGQEIIRFERLKAAPAQHGVEVMGSPSAGLVGRICLIIGRETAGNCYAIPATGLHLGRERGDILFPDDGYVSGLHCRLHEEGGRMLITDVGSSNGTFLRITGSVPVPSGSLLLMGQQLFRVEF; via the coding sequence GTGATCGTCTGCCCCCGTTGCGGCAAGGAGAACCAGGACCACTACAAGTTCTGCCTCGGCTGTGGTGCCGAGCTGCCGCGAGACGCCGCGCACGCGCCGAAGAGCTTCACGGCGGCGACGCCGCCGGCGGGTTTCCAGGGTGGATCGGGAGGCGCGAGCGGGGGCTTCGGTGCGCCGCCGCCGGTGCAGGGATCGCCCGCGCCGCGTCCGGGCGGGTTCGGTCCGCCGCCGGGTGGTGGGTTCGGTCCGCCGCCGCCGGTCGCGTCGCCCGCGCCGTCATCGGGCTTCGGTGCTCCGGCCGCGCCGATGGGCGCGCCTCCGAGTGGAGGCTTCGGTCCGCCGCCCGCGATCTCGCCGGCCGCCGCCCCGCCGATGCCCGCGGCCGCCGCGCCGAGCGCCGGTGGTGACACCGTGACCTGCCCGAAGTGCGGCAGCTCGAACAACAAGAACTTCAAGTTCTGCGGCACCTGCGGCCACCCGCTCCAGGGCGCGTCCGCCGCGCCGCCGCCGATGGCCGCGCCGGTCTCGGCGCCCGCGGTCTCGTCGGGCCCGAAGCGCGGCTCGCTCGTGCTCATCCGCCCCGATGGCAGCGAGGGCGACTCGTTCCCGCTCTCCGACGTGACGGTGGTGGGCCGTGAGGCGGGTGGTCTCTTCGCGAGCGACTCGTATCTCTCCCCGCGCCACGCGACGTTCTCGTTCGGCGCGGGCGGCCTCACGGTGCGCGACGAGAGCAGCCTCAACGGCGTGTACATCCGCATCGCCGCGGACACGCCGAGCGAGCTGCGCGACGGCGCGATCTTCCGCATCGGTCAGGAGATCATCCGCTTCGAGCGCCTCAAGGCGGCCCCGGCGCAGCACGGCGTCGAGGTGATGGGCAGCCCGAGCGCGGGCCTCGTCGGACGCATCTGCCTGATCATCGGGCGCGAGACGGCGGGCAACTGCTACGCGATCCCCGCGACCGGCCTGCACCTCGGTCGCGAGCGCGGCGACATCCTGTTCCCCGACGACGGCTACGTGTCGGGCCTGCACTGCCGCCTGCACGAAGAGGGCGGCCGGATGCTGATCACCGACGTGGGCAGCTCGAACGGCACGTTCCTGCGGATCACCGGCAGCGTGCCGGTGCCGAGCGGGTCGTTGCTGCTCATGGGCCAGCAGCTCTTCCGCGTCGAGTTCTGA
- a CDS encoding VWA domain-containing protein — translation MSKRFIQHRSWFVVAIAAAVVGCGGLRVAMVDSAYQRPSNVAVYFTVDTAGGDPVGGLQATDFRIYEDGQLVSPTESEQTIVNPEVAAEHYTLLLVDMSGSVVESDQVPALQQAATEFTAQLEGHQKVAVYAFDGAEDLYAIADFTSGGGAQGAIARLGSFRPRDPSTNLHGAVVQGIAVLDAELARSRVPLRFGTIVVFTDGSDRAARITRTDMGRAIDASPYDIFAIGVGSEIDEGTLGAVGRDGYVLVEDTAAVTQAFQQIGAHILAMTQRFYLLSYCSPARAGQHRVTVEAVAPDARGSLSYDFDATGFGPDCNPSRPPPFAIGNARNTRTRPRAERGARIEVRATAQ, via the coding sequence GTGTCCAAGCGCTTCATCCAACATCGTTCGTGGTTCGTGGTCGCCATCGCGGCGGCCGTGGTCGGCTGTGGTGGGCTCCGCGTCGCGATGGTCGACTCGGCGTACCAGCGTCCCAGCAACGTCGCGGTCTACTTCACGGTCGACACGGCGGGAGGTGATCCCGTCGGTGGCTTGCAAGCGACCGACTTCCGCATCTACGAGGACGGTCAGCTCGTCTCGCCGACCGAGAGCGAGCAGACGATCGTGAACCCCGAGGTCGCGGCCGAGCACTACACGCTCTTGCTCGTCGACATGAGCGGCAGCGTCGTCGAGAGCGATCAGGTGCCGGCGCTGCAGCAGGCGGCGACCGAGTTCACGGCGCAGCTCGAGGGCCATCAGAAGGTCGCGGTGTACGCGTTCGACGGCGCCGAGGATCTCTACGCGATCGCCGACTTCACGTCGGGCGGCGGCGCGCAGGGCGCGATCGCGCGGCTCGGCTCGTTCCGCCCCCGCGATCCGTCGACGAACCTGCACGGCGCGGTGGTGCAGGGCATCGCGGTGCTCGACGCGGAGCTCGCGCGCTCGCGCGTGCCGCTGCGCTTCGGGACGATCGTCGTGTTCACCGACGGCAGCGATCGCGCGGCGCGCATCACGCGCACCGACATGGGCCGCGCGATCGACGCCTCGCCCTACGACATCTTCGCGATCGGCGTCGGCAGCGAGATCGACGAGGGCACGCTCGGCGCGGTGGGCCGCGACGGCTACGTGCTCGTCGAGGACACCGCTGCGGTCACCCAGGCGTTCCAGCAGATCGGCGCGCACATCCTCGCGATGACCCAGCGCTTCTACCTGCTGAGCTACTGCAGCCCGGCGCGCGCGGGGCAGCATCGCGTGACGGTCGAAGCGGTGGCGCCCGATGCGCGCGGCTCGCTCAGCTACGACTTCGACGCGACCGGCTTCGGGCCCGACTGCAACCCCAGCCGCCCGCCGCCGTTCGCGATCGGCAACGCGCGCAACACCCGCACCCGTCCGCGCGCCGAGCGCGGCGCCCGCATCGAGGTGCGCGCCACCGCGCAGTGA
- a CDS encoding TIGR04563 family protein, with amino-acid sequence MAGTDKRKQSLYFPESMLQDIQHEAARLDRSLSWIVQRCVKIGLPEIRKLPSVNDVEEGEGGEEG; translated from the coding sequence ATGGCGGGCACCGACAAGCGCAAGCAGAGCTTGTACTTCCCCGAGTCGATGCTTCAGGACATCCAGCACGAGGCGGCCCGTCTGGACCGTTCTCTCTCGTGGATCGTCCAGCGCTGCGTGAAGATCGGGCTGCCGGAGATCCGGAAGCTCCCGTCGGTCAACGACGTCGAAGAGGGCGAGGGCGGCGAGGAGGGCTGA
- a CDS encoding MlaD family protein, producing the protein MNSGRSTEFKVGIFVTLALVIGAALVFTLGNRSALFASRLQFRTVFANVSGLRPGSPIRLAGIEVGTVSDIRFTENGELEVVLEVREDVHHLVTSPTDPATGEGGTVATLGSKGLLGDMLVDLSPGRGEPLPAGAMIPSQETGGLFGALSSAGELMEDARPAVENVREFTEALADENFRRDLHAISHNVAELTRMLTEEDGTIPRLIRDPQLADRVESTLGSVQVATSELAQTARNVRAITNEIRDGDGTAHELIYGETGTRLVSNLADTAGEAATILRDVRTGDGNAHELLYGDSAGDLISNLTAISGDLRAVMADVRAGRGTIGGLLVDPSIYEDIKRITGNLERNDILRALVRYSIREDEARDPAPRPEPQPDAE; encoded by the coding sequence ATGAATTCAGGCCGCTCCACCGAGTTCAAGGTCGGCATCTTCGTCACACTCGCGCTCGTCATCGGTGCCGCGCTCGTCTTCACGCTCGGCAACCGCAGCGCGCTCTTCGCTTCGCGACTGCAGTTCCGCACCGTCTTCGCCAACGTCTCGGGCCTGCGCCCCGGATCGCCGATCCGCCTCGCGGGCATCGAGGTCGGCACGGTCTCGGACATCCGCTTCACCGAGAACGGTGAGCTCGAGGTCGTGCTCGAGGTGCGCGAGGACGTCCACCACCTCGTCACGTCGCCGACCGATCCCGCCACCGGCGAAGGCGGCACCGTCGCGACGCTCGGCAGCAAGGGCCTGCTCGGCGACATGCTCGTCGATCTCTCGCCCGGCCGCGGCGAGCCGCTGCCCGCGGGCGCGATGATCCCGAGCCAGGAGACCGGTGGTCTCTTCGGCGCGCTCTCGAGCGCGGGCGAGCTGATGGAGGACGCGCGTCCCGCCGTGGAGAACGTGCGCGAGTTCACCGAGGCGCTCGCCGACGAGAACTTCCGGCGCGACCTGCACGCGATCAGCCACAACGTCGCGGAGCTCACGCGCATGCTCACCGAGGAGGACGGGACGATCCCGCGCCTCATCCGCGATCCGCAGCTCGCCGATCGCGTCGAGAGCACGCTCGGCTCGGTGCAGGTCGCGACGTCCGAGCTCGCGCAGACCGCGCGCAACGTCCGGGCGATCACCAACGAGATCCGCGACGGCGACGGCACCGCGCACGAGCTGATCTACGGGGAGACCGGCACGCGCCTCGTCTCGAACCTCGCCGACACCGCCGGCGAGGCTGCGACGATCCTGCGCGACGTGCGCACCGGCGACGGCAACGCGCACGAGCTGCTCTACGGCGACTCGGCGGGCGATCTGATCTCGAACCTCACCGCGATCAGCGGGGACCTGCGCGCGGTCATGGCGGACGTGCGCGCGGGCCGAGGCACCATCGGTGGTCTGCTCGTCGATCCCTCGATCTACGAGGACATCAAGCGCATCACCGGCAACCTCGAGCGCAACGACATCCTGCGCGCGCTGGTCCGCTACTCGATCCGCGAGGACGAAGCGCGCGATCCCGCGCCCCGTCCCGAGCCCCAGCCCGACGCCGAGTGA
- a CDS encoding ABC transporter ATP-binding protein, whose translation MALIEFRNVRKVFGPKVVYEDLNLDVHAGESLTIIGGSGMGKSVMLKMLIGLLRADGGTITFDGQRIDDKSEREFPAIRRRIGMLFQGAALFDSMSVYDNVAYGLREHERLPENEIEERVAKALEDVGLPGTQRSMPSSLSGGQRKRVGLARASAIRPQVLLYDEPTTGLDPINTERINQLIVETKKLLNVTSIVVTHDMESAFEVSDRIAMIHKGFVVWSGTVDEARATDNPQVRDFIMGHAPETDDAATLLRYGG comes from the coding sequence GTGGCGCTGATCGAGTTCCGCAACGTCCGCAAGGTGTTCGGCCCGAAGGTGGTCTACGAGGATCTGAACCTCGACGTCCACGCGGGCGAGTCGCTCACGATCATCGGCGGCTCGGGCATGGGCAAGAGCGTCATGCTCAAGATGCTGATCGGCCTGCTGCGCGCCGACGGCGGGACGATCACCTTCGACGGCCAGCGCATCGACGACAAGAGCGAGCGCGAGTTCCCCGCGATCCGGCGCCGCATCGGCATGCTCTTCCAGGGCGCCGCGCTCTTCGACTCGATGAGCGTCTACGACAACGTCGCGTACGGCCTGCGCGAGCACGAGCGGCTGCCCGAGAACGAGATCGAGGAGCGCGTCGCCAAGGCGCTCGAGGACGTCGGCCTGCCCGGCACCCAGCGCTCGATGCCGTCGTCGCTCTCGGGCGGTCAGCGCAAGCGCGTCGGCCTCGCCCGCGCGAGCGCGATCCGTCCCCAGGTGCTGCTCTACGACGAGCCCACGACCGGTCTCGATCCGATCAACACCGAGCGCATCAACCAGCTGATCGTCGAGACGAAGAAGCTGCTCAACGTGACCTCGATCGTCGTCACCCACGACATGGAGAGCGCGTTCGAGGTCAGCGATCGCATCGCCATGATCCACAAGGGCTTCGTCGTGTGGTCCGGCACCGTCGACGAGGCGCGCGCCACCGACAACCCGCAGGTGCGAGACTTCATCATGGGCCACGCGCCCGAGACCGACGACGCCGCGACGCTGCTCCGCTACGGCGGCTGA
- a CDS encoding S41 family peptidase — translation MCASAFGGAFAAVLVLGATLRAEATPTRASPYANLAIFARALAHIEASHVEPPDQDRLIYGAIKGMVETLDPHSTFLDPDEYRILTSDTQGRFGGIGVSIDVRDGWLTVHGVTEGSPADRAGVIPGDRFLTIDGWAARDMPISEAVRRMRGDPGTEVRVRIRRENVEDAVEVTLTREVIHVEAVEARVLPDRVVYVRIRSFQGTTTDELRAAIDHAAEETRDAGGITGVMLDLRGNPGGLLDEAVRVSDEFLDEGVIVSTRARGGELIEEARARRAGTRPNWPMVILVDHFSASASEIVAGALQDHRRAIVVGSRTWGKGSVQNIVELPDGSALKLTVARYFTPNGTSIQAHGIEPDVEVEQLDTETLARLRREGVVVSEAVLEGHLSGERERRTETSTPRDQARTGPSEGEGSESALDEDFQAHLAHEILSAMIARDRTR, via the coding sequence GTGTGCGCGTCGGCGTTCGGCGGTGCGTTCGCCGCGGTGCTCGTGCTCGGCGCGACGCTGCGCGCCGAGGCCACGCCGACGCGTGCGAGCCCGTACGCGAACCTCGCGATCTTCGCGCGCGCCCTCGCGCACATCGAGGCCTCGCACGTCGAGCCGCCGGATCAGGATCGGCTGATCTACGGCGCGATCAAAGGGATGGTCGAGACGCTCGATCCCCACAGCACGTTCCTCGATCCCGACGAGTACCGGATCCTCACCAGCGACACGCAGGGGCGCTTCGGTGGCATCGGCGTGTCGATCGACGTGCGCGACGGATGGCTGACGGTGCACGGCGTGACCGAGGGCAGCCCCGCGGATCGCGCGGGTGTGATCCCCGGCGATCGCTTCCTCACGATCGACGGCTGGGCGGCGCGCGACATGCCGATCTCCGAGGCGGTGCGCCGCATGCGCGGTGATCCCGGCACCGAGGTGCGCGTGCGGATCCGCCGCGAGAACGTCGAGGACGCGGTCGAGGTCACGCTCACGCGCGAGGTGATCCACGTCGAGGCGGTCGAGGCGCGCGTGCTGCCCGATCGCGTCGTCTACGTGCGCATCCGATCGTTTCAGGGGACCACGACCGACGAGCTGCGCGCCGCGATCGATCACGCCGCCGAGGAGACGCGCGACGCGGGCGGCATCACCGGCGTGATGCTCGATCTGCGTGGCAATCCGGGCGGGCTCCTCGACGAGGCGGTGCGCGTCTCCGACGAGTTCCTCGACGAAGGTGTGATCGTGTCGACGCGGGCGCGCGGCGGCGAGCTCATCGAGGAAGCGCGCGCGCGGCGTGCGGGCACGCGGCCGAACTGGCCGATGGTGATCCTCGTCGATCACTTCAGCGCGAGCGCGTCGGAGATCGTCGCGGGCGCGTTGCAGGATCATCGTCGCGCGATCGTCGTGGGCTCGCGCACGTGGGGGAAGGGCAGCGTGCAGAACATCGTCGAGCTGCCCGACGGGAGCGCGCTGAAGCTGACGGTCGCGCGCTACTTCACGCCGAACGGCACGTCGATCCAGGCGCACGGCATCGAGCCCGACGTCGAGGTCGAGCAGCTCGACACCGAGACGCTGGCACGGCTGCGTCGCGAGGGCGTGGTGGTGAGCGAGGCCGTGCTCGAAGGGCACCTCTCGGGCGAGCGCGAGCGACGCACCGAGACGAGCACGCCGCGCGATCAGGCGCGCACCGGGCCGAGCGAGGGCGAGGGCAGCGAGAGCGCGCTCGACGAGGACTTCCAGGCGCACCTCGCGCACGAGATCCTGAGCGCGATGATCGCGCGCGATCGCACGCGCTGA
- a CDS encoding porin gives MKTALATLLACVATVSLSSIARAQDATPAPTDVAPAEPEPTATEPVEAPPATETPPAIESPPASTPPPVIAPPPASTPPAPPAIAVTAEPGRGLTISMGDTFSSSIRARLQVRATLRIDDDQVDTGIEIRTARLWWTGHVLHPDVRYGLQLALGANDFEPGNPSPIFDAFLELRQLRELNVRVGQFFVPFDRARTIREFALQTVDRTDVVRELTLDRDVGVVLSSTDFLGLGGALSYFLGVFGGDGRNRLGPTPDAGLLYTARVSVRPFGGFDDDSEGDLARSPNPRLAIGAGFGFNHRSDRPRSTTGVPYTFARFDYLHLAGDLVFKWAGISLLAEIVWRQSTSGDFVEHTDDEGQVLREWSRSGWGYLAQVGVMLHPMFEIWSRWEQLVAEEGTDPTLVTQANERGHGLSAGANLYLHGHLLKVQADWSHSFGDDFLVGAHLVRLQLDASF, from the coding sequence ATGAAGACCGCCCTCGCCACCCTGCTCGCGTGCGTCGCGACCGTCTCCCTCTCCTCGATCGCCCGCGCGCAGGACGCGACCCCAGCGCCGACCGACGTCGCGCCGGCAGAGCCCGAGCCCACCGCGACCGAGCCGGTCGAAGCACCGCCCGCGACCGAGACTCCGCCCGCGATCGAATCGCCCCCGGCGAGCACCCCGCCGCCCGTGATCGCGCCGCCTCCGGCGAGCACGCCGCCCGCACCTCCTGCGATCGCGGTCACGGCCGAGCCCGGCCGCGGCCTCACCATCTCGATGGGCGACACCTTCTCGAGCTCGATCCGCGCGCGCCTGCAGGTCCGCGCGACGCTGCGCATCGACGACGATCAGGTCGACACCGGCATCGAGATCCGCACCGCGCGCCTCTGGTGGACGGGCCACGTGCTGCACCCCGACGTGCGCTACGGCCTGCAGCTCGCGCTCGGCGCGAACGACTTCGAGCCCGGCAACCCGAGCCCGATCTTCGACGCGTTCCTCGAGCTGCGCCAGCTGCGCGAGCTCAACGTGCGCGTCGGTCAGTTCTTCGTGCCCTTCGATCGCGCGCGCACCATCCGCGAGTTCGCGCTGCAGACCGTCGATCGCACCGACGTCGTCCGCGAGCTCACGCTCGATCGCGACGTCGGCGTCGTGCTCTCGTCGACCGACTTCCTGGGCCTCGGCGGCGCGCTCTCGTACTTCCTCGGCGTGTTCGGCGGAGATGGCCGCAACCGCCTCGGCCCGACGCCCGACGCGGGCCTCCTCTACACCGCGCGCGTCTCGGTGCGTCCGTTCGGCGGCTTCGACGACGACAGCGAGGGCGACCTCGCGCGCAGCCCGAATCCGCGGCTCGCGATCGGCGCCGGCTTCGGCTTCAACCACCGCAGCGATCGCCCGCGCTCCACGACCGGCGTGCCCTACACCTTCGCGCGCTTCGACTACCTGCACCTCGCGGGCGATCTCGTCTTCAAGTGGGCGGGCATCTCGCTGCTCGCGGAGATCGTCTGGCGCCAGTCGACGAGCGGCGACTTCGTCGAGCACACCGACGACGAGGGCCAGGTCCTGCGCGAGTGGTCGCGCTCGGGCTGGGGCTACCTCGCGCAGGTCGGTGTGATGCTGCACCCGATGTTCGAGATCTGGTCCCGATGGGAGCAGCTCGTCGCCGAAGAGGGCACCGATCCCACGCTCGTCACCCAGGCGAACGAGCGCGGCCACGGCCTCTCCGCGGGCGCGAACCTCTACCTGCACGGCCACCTGCTCAAGGTGCAGGCGGACTGGTCGCACTCGTTCGGCGACGACTTCCTCGTCGGCGCGCACCTGGTGCGCCTGCAGCTCGACGCGAGCTTCTGA
- a CDS encoding DUF2325 domain-containing protein, giving the protein MRLALIGGISRSADSYRKLAGSMGHALEVHDGEVGGRGSVGLRSVIARADVVLVLTDVNSHGAVGIARREAREAGKPAVLLRRCGLARLRALLETL; this is encoded by the coding sequence ATGAGGCTCGCGCTCATCGGTGGGATCAGCCGCTCCGCGGACAGCTATCGCAAGCTCGCGGGCAGCATGGGCCACGCGCTCGAGGTGCACGACGGCGAGGTCGGAGGCCGCGGCTCGGTCGGCCTGCGCAGCGTGATCGCGCGCGCCGACGTGGTGCTCGTGCTCACCGACGTGAACAGCCACGGCGCGGTCGGGATCGCGCGCCGCGAAGCGCGCGAAGCCGGCAAGCCCGCCGTCCTCCTGCGACGCTGCGGGCTCGCGCGGCTCCGCGCGCTGCTCGAGACGCTCTGA
- a CDS encoding alpha/beta fold hydrolase — protein MQYDRQAFATAPDGTRLFYGVRGPRPDVLESGSSGPTWILSDGIGCDGFAWRYLQPHLAERHRVVHWHYRAHGRSGLPVDSARIDIAAHARDLLAVMDAAGIESAILAGHSMGTQVSLEAYRLAPDRVRGLALLCGSYGKITTTFHGSDVLKTVLPSIIDVVEKNQGLARAVWGRIPPTLAFRFAQLAREVDALAIREEDFRFYMEHVASMEPGIFFAMLRLAGEHTAEDVLERIHVPALVVAAERDTFTPYALAQHMADVIPGAEFFLLRGASHAAPVEQPVAVEVRIAKWLADRFANVASSQRQAG, from the coding sequence ATGCAGTACGACCGACAAGCGTTCGCGACCGCGCCCGACGGCACCCGCTTGTTCTACGGGGTGCGCGGGCCGCGGCCCGACGTGCTGGAGTCCGGTAGCTCGGGTCCCACGTGGATCCTGAGCGACGGCATCGGCTGCGACGGGTTCGCGTGGCGTTATCTCCAACCGCACCTCGCCGAGCGGCATCGCGTGGTGCACTGGCACTACCGCGCTCACGGGCGCAGCGGTCTGCCTGTCGATTCGGCGCGCATCGACATCGCGGCGCACGCTCGCGATCTGCTCGCGGTGATGGACGCCGCGGGGATCGAGAGCGCGATCCTGGCGGGGCACTCGATGGGCACGCAGGTGTCGCTCGAGGCGTACCGCCTCGCGCCCGATCGCGTGCGCGGGCTCGCGCTGCTGTGCGGCTCGTACGGAAAGATCACGACGACGTTCCACGGCAGCGACGTGCTGAAGACCGTGCTGCCCTCGATCATCGACGTCGTCGAGAAGAACCAGGGCCTCGCGCGCGCGGTGTGGGGTCGCATCCCGCCGACGCTCGCGTTCCGCTTCGCGCAGCTGGCGCGCGAGGTCGACGCGCTCGCGATCCGCGAGGAGGACTTCCGCTTCTACATGGAGCACGTCGCGTCGATGGAGCCCGGCATCTTCTTCGCGATGCTGCGCCTCGCGGGCGAGCACACCGCGGAGGACGTGCTCGAGCGCATCCACGTGCCGGCGCTCGTCGTCGCCGCGGAGCGCGACACGTTCACGCCGTACGCGCTCGCGCAGCACATGGCGGACGTGATCCCGGGCGCCGAGTTCTTCCTGTTGCGCGGCGCGAGCCACGCAGCGCCCGTGGAGCAGCCCGTCGCGGTCGAGGTGCGGATCGCGAAGTGGCTCGCGGATCGCTTCGCGAACGTCGCGAGCTCGCAGCGCCAAGCGGGCTGA
- a CDS encoding TauD/TfdA family dioxygenase, whose product MSLSKPRVVSHDRFARIVFDDGRHADFHWIWLRHECALDRHPTTGERTLCSSRISPDLRAQYAWIDGDALHVRWTGERAERAASRYPLGWLREHAYAPDRDDVEPARTLAELETTLVGNEALLPPDWAERLARDGALIARHPTGITGPEHTERLVDQIAAEGLTLISTHFGRIEDLRTDNTTNQNTDQLGYTDAPIDLHTDQPFLDAPPRYQLLHGIQPADEGGESLVSDARRAARWLEQHDVETFRVLTRTPVRFHRKQKAFERLFTGPILDVQDDRFQVRLSPFTMAPHRLPFAEMEAWYRAYGRFVRLVEQRAVRTTLRAGDVLLYDNHRMLHARTGFRGARWVRGVYFDRGAR is encoded by the coding sequence ATGAGCCTCTCGAAGCCGCGCGTCGTCTCGCACGATCGGTTCGCGCGCATCGTGTTCGACGACGGCCGTCACGCCGACTTCCACTGGATCTGGCTGCGTCACGAGTGCGCGCTGGATCGCCACCCGACCACCGGCGAGCGAACGCTCTGCAGCTCGCGCATCTCGCCCGATCTCCGCGCGCAGTACGCGTGGATCGACGGAGACGCGCTGCACGTCCGCTGGACCGGCGAGCGCGCCGAGCGCGCCGCGAGCCGCTATCCCCTGGGCTGGCTGCGCGAGCACGCGTACGCGCCCGATCGCGACGACGTCGAGCCCGCGCGCACCCTCGCAGAGCTCGAGACCACGCTCGTCGGGAACGAAGCGCTGCTCCCGCCCGACTGGGCCGAGCGCCTCGCGCGCGACGGCGCGCTCATCGCGCGTCACCCCACCGGCATCACCGGCCCCGAGCACACCGAGCGCCTCGTCGATCAGATCGCGGCCGAGGGGCTCACGCTGATCTCGACGCACTTCGGTCGCATCGAGGATCTGCGCACCGACAACACGACGAACCAGAACACCGATCAGCTCGGCTACACCGACGCGCCGATCGATCTGCACACCGATCAGCCGTTCCTCGACGCACCGCCGCGCTACCAGCTGCTGCACGGCATCCAGCCCGCCGATGAAGGCGGCGAGAGCCTGGTGTCCGACGCGCGGCGGGCCGCGCGCTGGCTCGAGCAGCACGACGTCGAGACGTTCCGCGTCCTCACTCGCACGCCGGTGCGCTTCCACCGCAAGCAGAAGGCGTTCGAGCGCCTCTTCACCGGGCCGATCCTCGACGTGCAGGACGATCGCTTCCAGGTGCGTCTCTCGCCGTTCACGATGGCGCCGCATCGCCTGCCGTTCGCGGAGATGGAGGCGTGGTACCGCGCGTACGGCCGCTTCGTGCGGCTCGTCGAGCAGCGCGCGGTGCGGACCACGCTGCGCGCCGGCGACGTCCTCCTCTACGACAACCATCGCATGCTCCACGCGCGCACCGGGTTCCGCGGCGCGCGCTGGGTGCGCGGCGTCTACTTCGATCGGGGTGCGCGATGA